In one window of Oncorhynchus gorbuscha isolate QuinsamMale2020 ecotype Even-year linkage group LG23, OgorEven_v1.0, whole genome shotgun sequence DNA:
- the LOC124010566 gene encoding RE1-silencing transcription factor-like, whose product MASQTVYPMGLVMFSTSVGMSMVEDAQGLAELPHNELPAPQLVMLANVACENPAEGKEMMELQTVGSYSDSEDENIIRYSYDSHEREMCIVEYPESPRAALSQVEAIDEEEEGIDLSKPSDQRPFSPSTPTIPSTPLGMIVESAKKKKPFFCKPCNYQAQCEEEFVTHIQIHSANRMIAVKRMVGDKAQEKETSAGPDQEAQSGDGGANNKGLIRCERCGYNTNRYDHYMAHLKHHEKEGDDQRVYKCTICTYTTVSQYHWKKHLRNHFPSKLFTCNQCSYFSDRKNNYVQHIRTHTGERPFRCPYCEYSSSQKTHLTRHMRTHSGERPFKCDRCNYLAANQHEVTRHSRQVHNGPKPLCCPHCPYKTADRSNYKKHVELHLNPRQFLCPVCKYAASKKCNLQYHIKSRHPGCPQIAMDVSKVKLRVKKPDSDEFTDEYTMVNGIAKFELSAIDGNEGPEISGADKQSSPINLSTKSSKPSPVQAVESMATDKTPKKCDNSPVKETKKSSKPSPVQAVEGMATDKTPKKCDNAPVKETKKSSKTSPVQAVESMATDKTPKKSDISSVKEIPKKAKDKAEKKVTLKRKSTEMNSENTKQNVTLKESGKETAVVVEIAGNKVKRSPKKQMTGKTSVQDKTEIKEKVQKVGLEEDSVEKDKSVKERLEKDMLERKNMEKAKEENKRQEKEENKTLEEKKEQLKTLKNEKEGKENKNAIKSQKSTSRKIEKVVEKTVEKAPQSLEAPVKKQGEKSKTKPVKRKTTEALDLSMKESPDESCTNIKAKRLKIKTADKLQSKASTPRSKTTAPCPASEQKDPGNQMIYSSVVKKLKKNSKKKASPGETEASSENKVCSIIEDPFSPPESKTCPATELQPTVVQEEQQASDQETVPALDTYTAQSPAEERPSNGENNLALQNVSPTEDTTPRAEQAEVADKAEETPTPEGFSSANESPSPIESDVSHDFRRAQGEPSTPTTPSLELPRPRRKPTETEEDEGIHSHDGGSEISDSASEGSDDSGLNGLAAAAGQLVNDPETPTEEIPTPTELKSHMCVFCDRSFPLEAEFRRHLNRHLVNVYYL is encoded by the exons ATGGCTTCTCAGACGGTGTATCCAATGGGATTGGTCATGTTCTCAACCTCAGTTGGCATGTCCATGGTGGAGGATGCCCAGGGGTTGGCTGAGCTTCCACACAACGAGCTGCCGGCCCCGCAGCTGGTCATGCTCGCCAACGTAGCCTGTGAAAACCCAGCAGAAGGGAAGGAGATGATGGAGCTTCAAACCGTTGGCAGCTACTCCGATAGTGAAGACGAGAACATCATCAGATACAGTTACGATAGccatgagagagagatgtgtattgTAGAATACCCAGAGTCTCCACGGGCTGCCCTTTCCCAGGTCGAGGCGATagatgaggaggaagaagggaTTGACCTGTCCAAACCCTCTGACCAGCGCCCTTTTAGCCCTTCCACCCCTACCATCCCTTCTACACCTCTGGGCATGATCGTGGAGTCAGCTAAGAAGAAGAAACCCTTCTTCTGTAAACCCTGCAACTACCAGGCCCAGTGCGAGGAGGAGTTTGTAACCCACATCCAAATCCACAGCGCCAATAGGATGATCGCAGTGAAACGCATGGTGGGGGACAAGGCACAGGAGAAAGAGACGTCGGCGGGACCAGATCAAGAGGCGCAGAGCGGTGATGGTGGGGCCAACAACAAAGGGCTGATCCGCTGTGAGCGCTGCGGCTACAACACCAACCGCTACGACCATTACATGGCTCACCTCAAGCACCACGAGAAGGAGGGCGACGACCAGAGGGTATACAAATGCACCATCTGCACGTATACCACCGTCAGCCAGTACCACTGGAAAAAGCACCTCAGGAACCATTTCCCCAGTAAGCTCTTCACCTGCAACCAGTGCAGCTATTTCTCGGACCGTAAGAACAACTACGTGCAGCATATCCGCACTCACACAG GGGAGCGTCCTTTtcgatgtccgtactgtgagtACTCAAGCTCCCAGAAGACCCATCTTACCAGGCATATGAGAACACATTCGG GTGAAAGGCCTTTCAAATGTGACCGCTGCAACTACCTGGCTGCCAATCAGCATGAGGTGACACGCCATTCCAGACAGGTTCACAATGGACCCAAGCCCCTGTGCTGCCCCCACTGCCCATACAAGACGGCTGACCGCAGCAACTACAAAAAGCATGTGGAGCTCCACCTCAACCCGCGTCAGTTCCTTTGCCCTGTCTGCAAGTATGCTGCTTCCAAGAAGTGTAACCTACAATATCACATCAAGTCTAGACACCCTGGCTGCCCACAGATCGCAATGGATGTGTCAAAGGTCAAGCTGCGTGTCAAGAAACCTGATTCTGATGAATTCACAGATGAGTACACCATGGTGAATGGAATAGCAAAGTTTGAGCTGTCAGCAATTGATGGTAATGAGGGACCAGAGATCTCTGGAGCTGATAAACAATCAAGCCCTATTAATCTGTCGACCAAGAGCAGCAAACCTAGCCCTGTTCAAGCAGTAGAAAGCATGGCAACGGACAAGACCCCCAAGAAATGTGACAACTCTCCTGTCAAAGAGACCAAGAAGAGCAGCAAACCTAGCCCTGTTCAAGCAGTAGAAGGCATGGCAACAGACAAGACCCCCAAGAAATGTGACAACGCTCCTGTCAAAGAGACCAAGAAGAGCAGCAAAACTAGCCCTGTTCAAGCAGTAGAAAGCATGGCAACGGACAAGACCCCCAAGAAATCTGACATCTCCTCTGTCAAAGAGATACCTAAAAAGGCAAAGGACAAGGCAGAGAAAAAGGTAACACTGAAACGCAAGAGTACAGAGATGAACAGTGAGAATACAAAGCAGAATGTTACCCTgaaggagagtgggaaggagacaGCAGTTGTGGTTGAAATAGCAGGCAATAAAGTTAAGAGAAGTCCCAAAAAACAGATGACTGGAAAAACAAGTGTTCAGGATAAGACCGAAATAAAGGAAAAAGTTCAAAAGGTGGGTTTGGAAGAGGACAGTGTTGAGAAAGACAAATCAGTCAAGGAGAGGTTAGAGAAAGACATGCTAGAGAGGAAGAATATGGAGAAAGCGAAGGAGGAAAACAAGAGGCAGGAGAAGGAGGAAAACAAGACGCTGGAGGAGAAAAAAGAGCAGCTGAAGACACTGAAGAATGAGAAAGAAGGAAAAGAGAACAAAAATGCAATAAAATCTCAGAAGAGTACTTCCAGAAAAATTGAGAAAGTGGTTGaaaagactgttgaaaaagctcCCCAAAGTCTGGAAGCGCCAGTGAAAAAACAAGGGGAGAAGAGCAAGACAAAGCCAGTGAAGAGAAAAACTACAGAGGCCTTGGACTTATCAATGAAAGAATCTCCTGATGAGTCCTGCACCAACATTAAGGCCAAACGGTTGAAAATCAAGACTGCTGACAAGTTGCAATCAAAAGCCAGTACCCCCCGAAGCAAAACTACTGCGCCTTGCCCAGCGTCCGAGCAGAAGGACCCAGGAAACCAGATGATATACTCGTCTGTAGTGAAAAAGCTGAAAAAGAACAGCAAGAAAAAAGCCAGCCCTGGAGAGACCGAGGCTTCCAGTGAGAACAAGGTGTGTTCCATCATTGAGGACCCCTTCAGCCCCCCTGAAAGCAAAACATGTCCCGCCACAGAGCTTCAGCCAACAGTTGTACAGGAAGAGCAGCAGGCATCTGACCAGGAGACTGTCCCTGCTCTGGATACATATACTGCGCAGAGCCCTGCAGAAGAACGGCCTAGTAATGGGGAAAACAATCTTGCACTGCAAAATGTATCCCCAACCGAGGACACAACCCCACGGGCTGAGCAGGCTGAGGTCGCCGACAAAGCAGAGGAAACTCCTACTCCTGAAGGCTTCAGCAGCGCCAACGAGTCCCCATCTCCCATAGAAAGTGACGTCTCTCACGATTTCAGACGGGCACAGGGAGAACCATCAACACCAACAACACCCTCCCTGGAGCTCCCTAGGCCAAGACGAAAGCCTACTGAAACCGAGGAGGACGAGGGCATCCACAGCCATGACGGAGGAAGTGAGATCAGTGACAGCGCCTCGGAGGGCAGTGACGATTCAGGGCTCAACGGGCTGGCGGCAGCCGCTGGTCAACTGGTGAATGACCCTGAAACTCCCACAGAAGAGATTCCGACTCCAACTGAACTCAAGAGTCACATGTGCGTCTTCTGTGACCGTAGCTTCCCCTTGGAGGCGGAGTTCCGTCGACACCTGAATCGGCACCTGGTGAATGTGTATTATCTTTGA